A window of Acidobacteriota bacterium contains these coding sequences:
- a CDS encoding ATP-binding protein — protein sequence MRSKEEIRSILKNLNNQTADSLEDDDLEFKPWDTDTKTLHRTLREAVVCFANARGGTIVLGVKDRGHSRKEAIQGVGRYDIAGLRRAVYDGTEPHILVEIEELVEPEGTLLLVHVPKGMPPHTTSDGVAKIRIGKECKPLTGRTFAQLLAAGGQRDPTAEIIERSTDKDLDPSEIQNLRRIILHEAQNQELARLEDRALMEAMGLITKEGVTIAGLLLVGKKESINHHIPQHEIIFLRYKSPTRYDQRKDMRKALLSVLAEMEQLVSVNNRVKTIQEEGFGQLEFPDLSWEVAREAVLNAITHRDYFLRQGIQISLYRDRLEVISPGGFIGGITPENVLRHPPVHRNELLARTFQTIGLVNRIGLGVDRIYEGLLRLGKDIPRYAADEAHVQLVIPLETHDGFAIFVAGEERRGHHLELDDLILLRRFLKTAVLDRWSAANALQLSEEEAAARLVRLRGAGYLIVRGRGRGASYDLRMDLADRIRGRATVDSDLPLEKEAVKLRILTLLRTRGKLTNAQIRHFSGFSRVQVYYLVKELESEGKVRFAGKGRGGHILLAEKN from the coding sequence ATGCGCAGCAAAGAAGAAATCCGTTCAATTCTTAAAAATCTTAATAATCAAACAGCCGATTCTCTCGAGGATGATGATCTCGAATTCAAACCCTGGGATACTGACACCAAGACTCTTCATAGGACTTTGAGAGAAGCAGTGGTATGTTTTGCGAATGCACGTGGCGGAACCATTGTCCTGGGAGTGAAAGATCGAGGCCATTCTCGAAAGGAAGCAATCCAAGGGGTTGGTAGGTACGACATTGCAGGCTTAAGGCGGGCTGTCTATGATGGCACGGAACCTCATATTCTCGTTGAGATTGAAGAATTGGTCGAGCCAGAAGGGACTCTTCTGTTGGTCCATGTTCCCAAGGGGATGCCTCCCCATACCACAAGTGATGGCGTTGCAAAGATCAGGATAGGCAAGGAATGTAAGCCCCTTACGGGTAGAACTTTTGCTCAGCTTCTGGCAGCTGGGGGACAGCGGGACCCAACAGCGGAAATTATCGAAAGATCCACTGATAAGGACCTCGATCCATCTGAAATCCAGAATCTTCGCAGAATTATCCTGCATGAGGCACAGAATCAGGAACTTGCTAGACTTGAAGACCGCGCTCTCATGGAGGCAATGGGGTTGATCACGAAAGAAGGAGTTACCATTGCCGGGCTTCTCCTCGTAGGGAAGAAAGAATCTATCAATCACCATATTCCTCAGCATGAAATTATTTTTCTCCGATACAAAAGTCCTACCCGCTATGATCAGCGAAAGGATATGCGAAAAGCGCTCCTTTCTGTTTTAGCGGAAATGGAGCAACTTGTCTCGGTGAACAATCGAGTCAAGACCATCCAAGAAGAAGGTTTCGGACAGCTTGAATTCCCTGACCTCTCTTGGGAGGTGGCCAGGGAGGCTGTTCTCAACGCTATTACTCATCGTGATTATTTCCTGCGGCAGGGCATTCAAATCTCTCTTTACAGGGATCGTCTGGAAGTTATAAGTCCTGGTGGTTTTATAGGCGGGATCACTCCGGAAAATGTATTAAGACATCCTCCCGTTCACAGGAATGAACTCCTGGCAAGGACTTTTCAGACTATCGGTCTTGTGAACCGTATAGGCCTTGGAGTGGATAGAATTTATGAGGGCCTTCTCCGCTTAGGCAAAGATATACCTCGCTATGCAGCTGATGAAGCCCATGTGCAGCTCGTTATTCCACTGGAAACCCACGACGGTTTTGCAATATTTGTAGCAGGAGAGGAACGACGAGGACACCACCTTGAGCTTGATGATCTTATTCTTCTCCGTAGATTTCTGAAGACGGCCGTCCTCGATCGCTGGTCCGCAGCCAATGCCCTTCAACTCTCTGAAGAAGAAGCCGCCGCCAGGCTTGTTCGCCTGCGGGGGGCAGGATATCTGATAGTCAGAGGAAGAGGAAGGGGGGCGAGTTATGATCTGAGGATGGATCTAGCAGACCGAATACGAGGAAGAGCCACAGTGGATTCAGACCTCCCGCTGGAAAAGGAGGCGGTCAAGCTACGCATCCTGACCCTTTTGCGTACCCGTGGAAAGCTCACCAATGCGCAAATCAGGCACTTTTCAGGCTTTAGTCGTGTCCAGGTCTATTATCTGGTTAAAGAATTGGAATCTGAAGGAAAGGTACGCTTTGCGGGCAAAGGCAGGGGTGGGCATATTCTCTTGGCAGAGAAAAATTGA